In Brevibacillus brevis, a genomic segment contains:
- a CDS encoding MFS transporter, which yields MHQKTKTGFPAFGKWQPQSGQREDQEHQRGHGTLDTQARLLLIVNVLFITAGALSGTFVNVYLWKVKSQFAPIAWFTFATYLASALTFWLAGAWVKRYNKMNALRLGMAISALFYLLVLLLGTKVVAYAALLGVVQGMANGFFWLSYNVVYFEITGPDNRDLFNGWAGLLASGGGMLAPWISGILISRMTDAKGYTLIFTLSLVLFVIGVVISFFLKKRQSEGDYHWTFAVRSLRRDADWRWAFAALAGQGLREGLFGFIIGLMVYIATKSEMTLGNYWLITSAVGIVSYFAVGKWLKPRYRRWGMFSGALVMTAAVTLFFWKVSYVTLLAFGVAVGLFYPFFSVPIISTVFDLIGTNEESARNRVEYVILREFGLDAGRLLGIVIFLIVTSFSTSPVTLNWLILVVGTGPLIAWFCMRPLFLKGEKVR from the coding sequence ATGCACCAAAAGACAAAGACCGGCTTCCCCGCCTTTGGCAAGTGGCAGCCGCAATCCGGACAAAGGGAGGACCAGGAGCACCAGCGAGGGCACGGAACGCTCGACACCCAAGCCAGACTCCTCTTGATCGTCAACGTCCTCTTCATTACGGCCGGGGCCTTGTCGGGCACGTTCGTCAACGTCTACCTGTGGAAGGTGAAAAGCCAGTTCGCTCCCATCGCCTGGTTTACGTTTGCCACCTATCTCGCAAGCGCCCTCACGTTTTGGCTGGCTGGTGCCTGGGTGAAGCGCTACAACAAAATGAACGCACTGCGCCTGGGCATGGCCATCTCCGCCCTGTTCTACCTGCTCGTGCTGCTGCTCGGCACCAAGGTCGTGGCGTATGCCGCCCTCCTCGGAGTGGTGCAAGGAATGGCAAACGGCTTTTTTTGGCTATCGTACAACGTCGTGTACTTTGAAATCACCGGTCCGGACAATCGAGACCTATTCAACGGCTGGGCAGGCCTGCTCGCTTCCGGCGGCGGCATGCTCGCGCCCTGGATCTCCGGTATTCTCATCTCCCGCATGACCGATGCAAAAGGGTATACGCTCATTTTTACCTTGTCCCTCGTCTTGTTCGTCATCGGAGTCGTCATCAGCTTTTTCCTGAAAAAACGGCAGTCCGAGGGTGATTACCACTGGACATTCGCCGTTCGGAGCTTGCGCCGGGACGCCGATTGGCGCTGGGCGTTCGCCGCTTTGGCGGGACAAGGCCTGCGCGAAGGACTTTTTGGATTCATTATCGGACTCATGGTGTACATCGCCACCAAAAGCGAAATGACGCTGGGCAACTACTGGCTGATCACGTCGGCGGTCGGCATTGTCAGCTACTTCGCCGTAGGCAAATGGCTGAAGCCGCGCTATCGCAGGTGGGGAATGTTTAGCGGCGCGCTGGTCATGACCGCCGCCGTCACTCTCTTCTTTTGGAAAGTGAGCTACGTGACCTTGCTTGCGTTCGGCGTAGCCGTCGGTTTGTTTTATCCGTTTTTTTCCGTACCGATTATTTCTACCGTCTTTGATCTGATCGGCACCAACGAGGAGAGCGCCCGAAATCGGGTCGAATACGTCATTCTCCGGGAATTTGGCTTGGACGCGGGGCGGCTGCTGGGCATCGTCATTTTCCTGATCGTGACTTCCTTCAGCACGTCGCCGGTCACGCTAAACTGGCTGATTCTCGTGGTTGGCACGGGTCCTTTGATCGCCTGGTTTTGCATGAGGCCGCTGTTTTTGAAAGGAGAAAAAGTCCGGTAA
- a CDS encoding phosphoenolpyruvate synthase, whose amino-acid sequence MNRYVLPFQAVDKESLSLVGGKGANLGEMTRAGFPVPPGFCITTEAFSALTQTSGEFAGLLRALDELEPGELDKIHRVGGDLRLHIESLPIPEEILTAVLAQWTELGSLHSYAVRSSATAEDLPTASFAGQQETFLNVKGELQLLAAIRGCWASLFSDRAIVYRMKNGFDHRAVELAIVVQQMVFPEVSGIMFTADPVSGHRGIVTIEASLGLGEALVSGLVSPDRYQIKDDAIEDKHISTKRIAIHALAQGGTIKSEIPASERSKQALPDERILELAGIGKQIEQHYGSEQDIEWALAGGKLYILQARPITSLFPLPDVSDDQFHVFLSFGHQQMMTEPMSPMAISLWKTFFPSRTGTRKQSIVEAGGRLFMDPTDMLRYEYVQQLYPKMMSKMDELMSLALSEVLARDEFKKTNPIEPLKTQLFQAAGPIVTILLKDLIAVDSEQVYKGILDFMRSRIRQTKERLSSLSGAERVAAIGQDAGKLLQDLFANDIHYFVSGMLAFQLIQLFCTWWLQQPEDLSPLQKSLPHNVTAEMGLRIGDLADTARPFPELVRYLQENQTRSFMEGLDSVEGGAAFREQLETFLLHFGARCPGEIDLARPRWREDPSMLLASILGHLRTVGPGEHRERFRQGAAQADETAGRILERLKETPDGEFKHSFLSRLLTVYRSIGGLRENHKFVIVLHLDLYKKAVLEEAEKLVQTGRISDVSDVFFLGLPELQAVLEDRFSGDLPSLIESRKKAYEHYQKLSPPRVMTSEGEVVVGKRDLSAFPPGALVGTPVSPGLVEGYAKIVLKPEAASIQPDEIILAPFTDPGWTPLFHQAKGLVTEVGGVMTHGAVVAREYGIPAVAGIEGVTRLIKDGQRIRLDGTQGYVLAVEENPPS is encoded by the coding sequence TTGAATCGTTACGTCTTGCCTTTTCAAGCTGTAGATAAAGAGTCGCTTTCCCTGGTTGGAGGAAAAGGGGCCAATCTGGGTGAAATGACGCGGGCAGGGTTCCCCGTCCCTCCCGGTTTTTGCATCACGACGGAAGCTTTTTCGGCACTCACACAGACGAGCGGCGAATTTGCTGGCCTCCTGCGCGCCTTGGACGAGCTGGAGCCTGGCGAACTGGACAAAATTCATCGGGTTGGCGGCGATCTTCGGCTGCATATCGAATCGCTCCCGATTCCTGAAGAGATCCTGACCGCTGTACTGGCGCAGTGGACCGAGCTCGGTTCGCTCCATTCGTACGCCGTGCGTTCGAGCGCGACGGCGGAGGATTTGCCGACGGCTTCATTTGCCGGCCAACAGGAGACGTTCCTGAATGTAAAGGGCGAGCTCCAGCTCCTCGCCGCGATCCGCGGGTGCTGGGCCTCGCTCTTCTCCGACCGGGCGATCGTCTACCGGATGAAAAACGGCTTCGACCATCGGGCCGTCGAGCTCGCCATCGTGGTCCAGCAAATGGTTTTTCCTGAGGTGTCCGGCATCATGTTTACCGCCGATCCCGTCAGCGGCCACAGGGGCATCGTCACCATCGAGGCCAGCCTCGGCCTGGGAGAAGCGCTGGTTTCCGGGCTGGTTTCTCCCGACCGCTATCAGATCAAGGACGATGCGATCGAAGACAAGCACATCTCGACCAAACGGATAGCGATTCACGCGCTGGCCCAAGGGGGAACGATCAAATCGGAAATCCCTGCTTCCGAAAGAAGCAAACAGGCCTTGCCCGATGAACGGATCCTCGAGCTGGCGGGAATCGGCAAGCAAATCGAGCAGCACTACGGGTCGGAGCAAGACATCGAATGGGCCTTGGCCGGCGGGAAGCTCTATATTCTCCAGGCACGGCCCATTACCTCCCTGTTCCCCCTCCCGGATGTGTCCGACGATCAATTCCACGTCTTCCTGTCGTTCGGTCATCAGCAAATGATGACAGAGCCCATGTCCCCGATGGCGATCTCCCTCTGGAAAACGTTCTTTCCGTCCAGGACGGGCACGCGCAAGCAGTCGATCGTGGAAGCGGGCGGCCGACTGTTCATGGACCCTACCGACATGCTGCGCTATGAATACGTGCAGCAGCTCTATCCGAAGATGATGAGCAAGATGGACGAACTGATGAGCCTGGCGCTGTCGGAGGTGCTTGCGCGCGATGAATTCAAGAAGACCAATCCGATCGAGCCGTTGAAAACGCAGCTCTTCCAAGCCGCGGGCCCGATCGTGACGATATTGCTCAAAGATCTGATCGCGGTGGACAGCGAGCAAGTGTACAAAGGCATTCTCGACTTTATGCGGTCGCGGATCCGCCAGACCAAGGAACGACTCTCGTCACTCTCCGGCGCAGAACGGGTCGCCGCCATCGGGCAAGATGCCGGCAAGCTTCTGCAGGATTTGTTCGCCAACGACATCCACTACTTCGTCTCCGGCATGCTCGCCTTCCAGCTGATTCAGCTCTTTTGCACCTGGTGGCTGCAGCAGCCGGAAGACCTTTCCCCTTTGCAAAAGTCGCTTCCGCACAACGTCACGGCCGAGATGGGATTGAGGATCGGGGATTTGGCGGATACGGCCCGGCCTTTCCCCGAGCTGGTCCGCTATCTCCAAGAAAATCAAACCCGCTCATTCATGGAAGGGCTGGACAGTGTGGAAGGAGGAGCCGCTTTTCGCGAGCAGTTGGAGACGTTCCTCCTGCACTTCGGCGCCCGCTGCCCCGGTGAAATCGATCTCGCCAGACCGCGCTGGCGGGAAGATCCGTCCATGCTGCTCGCCTCGATCCTCGGGCACTTGCGCACAGTAGGCCCCGGCGAGCACCGGGAGCGGTTCCGGCAAGGGGCGGCTCAGGCGGACGAAACGGCAGGGCGCATTTTGGAACGGCTGAAAGAGACTCCTGACGGCGAGTTCAAGCATTCGTTTCTCTCTCGGCTGCTGACCGTCTACCGCAGCATCGGAGGCCTCAGGGAGAACCACAAGTTCGTCATCGTCCTGCATCTCGACCTGTACAAAAAGGCGGTTCTGGAAGAAGCGGAAAAGCTCGTGCAAACTGGCAGGATCTCGGATGTATCCGATGTGTTTTTTCTAGGCCTGCCGGAGCTGCAAGCGGTATTGGAGGATCGATTCAGCGGTGACCTGCCGTCGCTGATCGAATCAAGGAAAAAGGCTTACGAGCACTATCAAAAGCTGAGCCCTCCCCGGGTGATGACCAGCGAAGGCGAGGTCGTGGTCGGCAAACGCGACCTCTCCGCCTTTCCGCCGGGTGCTCTCGTCGGTACGCCAGTCTCTCCCGGCTTGGTGGAAGGCTATGCCAAAATCGTTCTGAAACCGGAAGCCGCGTCCATACAGCCGGACGAGATCATCCTCGCACCATTTACCGATCCGGGCTGGACGCCGTTGTTCCATCAGGCGAAAGGGCTTGTCACCGAGGTCGGCGGGGTGATGACGCACGGCGCCGTCGTGGCCCGGGAATACGGGATTCCTGCTGTCGCCGGGATCGAAGGTGTTACCCGCCTGATCAAAGACGGACAACGAATTCGCCTGGACGGGACGCAAGGGTATGTACTGGCTGTGGAGGAGAACCCTCCGTCCTAG
- a CDS encoding LysR family transcriptional regulator — MSLSKFEVFVTVVESGSLTKAGEILGLTQSAISHAIASLEKEYGFTILTRGRSGISLTDNGARLLKYMREMLRWQEQMLQEVSAINGIEVGTVRVGTFTSVSTQWLPGILKRFQDQFPAIQVKIFEGYYDDIENWITTGTVDLGFVSLPTVEALETEPLHRDRMMVIVTDGHPFSQRESVSVDELAQEDFIMPTTGCDNDLQRIFKQYRFSPQVKYELGDDHAIIAMVQNGLGISILPEMILFRLPPNIRTIPLEGEHYRSLGIAVPSLKHMSPASTRFFQCVKEWVREWA, encoded by the coding sequence GTGAGTCTCAGCAAGTTTGAAGTGTTCGTCACGGTGGTCGAGTCGGGGAGCTTGACGAAGGCCGGGGAGATTCTCGGACTGACCCAGTCGGCGATCAGCCACGCCATTGCCAGTCTGGAAAAAGAATACGGCTTCACGATCCTGACGAGAGGGCGTTCCGGAATCAGCTTGACCGACAATGGAGCGCGACTGCTCAAATACATGAGAGAAATGCTGCGCTGGCAGGAGCAGATGCTGCAGGAAGTGTCGGCGATCAACGGAATCGAGGTCGGAACGGTTCGCGTCGGCACGTTTACCAGCGTGTCGACCCAATGGCTGCCAGGTATCCTCAAGCGGTTCCAAGATCAATTTCCGGCAATTCAGGTAAAGATTTTCGAGGGCTACTACGATGACATTGAAAACTGGATCACCACAGGTACGGTAGACCTAGGGTTCGTCTCCTTGCCGACAGTCGAAGCGTTGGAGACCGAGCCGCTGCATCGGGATCGGATGATGGTGATCGTCACCGATGGCCATCCCTTCAGCCAGCGGGAGAGCGTGAGCGTGGATGAACTCGCGCAGGAGGACTTCATCATGCCGACGACGGGCTGCGACAACGACCTGCAGCGCATTTTCAAGCAGTATCGCTTTTCGCCGCAGGTGAAGTACGAGCTGGGGGACGACCATGCCATCATCGCCATGGTGCAAAACGGGCTGGGCATCAGCATCCTCCCGGAGATGATCCTGTTTCGCCTTCCCCCGAATATCCGCACGATTCCATTGGAAGGCGAGCATTACCGTTCGCTCGGCATCGCTGTCCCATCCCTCAAGCATATGTCTCCGGCTTCCACTCGTTTTTTTCAATGTGTGAAGGAATGGGTACGGGAGTGGGCGTGA
- a CDS encoding GrpB family protein, with amino-acid sequence MSERIEVVAYRDEWPRMFSERAKRLREALGELAIRIDHIGSTSVPWLDAKPVIDIQVSVASFEPMDELTDRMRAAGFAYRKENPDLSKRYFRELPGEERTHVHVRRSGSWSEQMSLLFRDFLRAHPERCQDYAALKYRLAEQYRDERALYVDAKSPFIWRRLQEAHKWSQLTGWQAGKTDL; translated from the coding sequence ATGAGTGAACGGATCGAGGTCGTGGCCTATCGGGATGAATGGCCCCGCATGTTCAGCGAAAGAGCAAAGAGACTGCGCGAGGCGCTGGGGGAGCTGGCTATCCGGATTGACCACATCGGCTCGACATCTGTACCTTGGCTTGACGCCAAGCCGGTCATTGACATCCAGGTTTCCGTTGCTTCCTTTGAGCCGATGGACGAGCTCACAGACCGGATGCGTGCAGCGGGATTTGCCTACCGGAAAGAGAATCCGGACCTCAGCAAACGGTATTTTCGCGAGCTCCCCGGTGAAGAACGGACGCACGTACACGTCAGGAGGAGCGGGAGCTGGTCGGAGCAAATGTCGCTGCTGTTCCGGGATTTTCTGCGGGCACACCCGGAGCGGTGCCAGGACTACGCCGCCCTCAAATACCGGCTGGCGGAGCAGTACCGCGATGAGAGGGCACTCTACGTCGACGCGAAGTCCCCGTTTATTTGGCGCAGGCTCCAGGAGGCGCATAAGTGGAGCCAGCTGACGGGCTGGCAAGCAGGGAAAACGGATCTGTAA
- a CDS encoding TetR/AcrR family transcriptional regulator — protein sequence MGTVGRQERKKLATRQTIYDTAIRLFREKGYQATTVGEIATEADVAKATFFKHFAKKYELIEEIIKQRGNMIREAAADEQVEQLSTREQIDHMLRILCRSIEGDRELAAISLREYMGSGDVLSEESPLIEILFQTLERGKKRGELSDHAPSRVVARMLWSYYLESYMAWLRNEEGASLESMLAHGVDVVFRGIAPEKLNTSLP from the coding sequence GTGGGCACAGTGGGAAGACAGGAGCGGAAGAAACTGGCGACACGCCAAACGATCTACGATACCGCCATCCGTCTGTTTCGCGAAAAAGGATACCAGGCAACAACCGTGGGAGAAATTGCGACGGAGGCAGATGTGGCGAAGGCGACCTTTTTCAAACATTTTGCCAAGAAGTACGAGTTGATCGAAGAGATCATCAAGCAGCGGGGAAACATGATCAGGGAAGCTGCCGCTGACGAGCAAGTCGAGCAGCTATCGACGAGGGAACAGATCGATCACATGCTCCGCATTCTATGTCGGTCTATTGAGGGCGACCGCGAGCTGGCCGCCATTTCCTTGCGGGAGTACATGGGCTCAGGAGACGTGCTAAGTGAGGAGTCCCCACTCATCGAGATCTTATTTCAGACGCTGGAGCGGGGGAAAAAGCGGGGAGAACTGTCTGACCATGCGCCTAGCCGGGTCGTTGCACGCATGCTCTGGTCGTATTACCTGGAATCGTACATGGCCTGGCTCCGAAATGAAGAAGGAGCATCGCTTGAATCGATGCTCGCTCATGGCGTAGACGTCGTATTTCGGGGCATCGCTCCGGAAAAGCTGAATACGTCTCTTCCCTAG
- a CDS encoding MarR family transcriptional regulator: MDAKVSIILHLLRLSSLINRMGLRLIDGTGLSSVQQWQLLGIIRRNEGITLGKLSEAALVTKQNMTGLVERMQRGGWIDTWSDPHDKRITRVRITEKGKEALEILHPRSMQSNEETFHAFQNEELERLDEMLERLSRTLRIQLDGEEQNQE, from the coding sequence GTGGATGCAAAAGTAAGCATTATTCTTCACTTGCTGCGGTTGTCTTCCCTGATCAACCGGATGGGGCTCCGCCTGATCGATGGAACCGGCTTGTCCAGCGTCCAGCAGTGGCAGTTGCTCGGCATCATTCGAAGAAATGAAGGAATTACCCTCGGCAAGCTGAGCGAGGCGGCCCTCGTCACCAAGCAAAACATGACCGGCCTCGTGGAGCGGATGCAAAGGGGCGGATGGATCGACACCTGGAGCGATCCCCACGACAAGAGGATAACTCGGGTCCGCATCACCGAAAAGGGAAAGGAAGCATTGGAAATCCTGCACCCGCGATCGATGCAGAGCAACGAGGAGACCTTTCACGCTTTTCAAAACGAAGAACTGGAGCGTTTGGACGAGATGCTTGAGCGGCTGTCTCGGACCTTGCGCATTCAACTGGACGGGGAGGAACAGAACCAAGAATGA
- a CDS encoding MDR family MFS transporter yields MTAYQRKITIALMIATFLSAIEVTIVSTAMPTIVKKLGGLELISWVYAVYLLTSAVTTPIFGKTADLFGRKKVFLFGAALFLLGSMLCGLSQSMEQLIFFRAVQGIGAGAVVPITFTIIGDIFTFEERAKVQGLFASIWGIAGIFGPLLGGFFVDYVSWHWIFYINIPFGLISIWLISKNLNEKLEKRKRHIDYGGAITFTVGTSALLYALLTGGNDYPWNSAPIYVLFAATVIFLILFFVIQMRHPEPMIPLKLFHYREVSVPNLISFLASAILIGITAYLPLWIQGALGKGAIYSGLVLMPMSIGWPIGSTVGGRMLVRVGPKRLSLLGILLLAIGTFCLTLITLSTPSWVIWVIVFVLGLGFGFSITTFTIVVQSAVDWSLRGVATSSNTFLRTLGQTFGVAVLGTFLNSQIGSHSDASGQVPPEILAAGIHRIFLIIAVLAIVSLVITFWIPKKNPEPARDKAS; encoded by the coding sequence ATGACAGCCTATCAGCGAAAAATTACCATCGCCCTGATGATCGCCACCTTTTTGTCGGCGATCGAGGTCACCATCGTCAGCACGGCCATGCCGACGATCGTCAAGAAACTCGGTGGCCTGGAGCTCATCAGTTGGGTGTACGCCGTGTATTTGCTTACATCGGCCGTGACCACCCCCATTTTCGGAAAGACGGCCGACCTTTTCGGACGCAAGAAGGTATTTTTGTTCGGGGCGGCTCTCTTCCTTTTGGGATCCATGCTGTGCGGGCTCTCCCAAAGCATGGAGCAGCTCATCTTTTTCCGCGCCGTTCAAGGGATCGGGGCAGGAGCTGTGGTTCCGATCACCTTTACGATCATCGGGGATATTTTCACCTTTGAAGAGCGGGCAAAAGTGCAGGGCCTCTTCGCCTCCATCTGGGGAATCGCCGGAATCTTTGGGCCCCTGCTTGGCGGATTTTTTGTCGATTACGTCAGCTGGCATTGGATTTTCTACATCAATATTCCGTTCGGCCTGATCTCCATTTGGCTCATCAGCAAAAACCTGAACGAAAAGCTGGAGAAGCGAAAGCGCCATATCGATTACGGGGGAGCGATCACCTTCACCGTCGGGACCAGCGCTTTGCTCTATGCCCTGCTTACCGGCGGCAACGATTATCCGTGGAATTCCGCTCCGATCTACGTGCTGTTTGCCGCAACCGTGATATTTCTGATCCTGTTTTTTGTCATCCAGATGCGGCATCCGGAACCGATGATCCCGCTGAAGCTGTTCCACTATCGGGAAGTCTCTGTGCCCAATCTGATCTCATTTTTGGCCAGCGCCATTCTCATCGGCATCACCGCCTACCTCCCCTTGTGGATCCAGGGCGCGCTCGGAAAAGGGGCGATCTATTCAGGACTGGTCCTGATGCCCATGTCCATCGGTTGGCCAATCGGCTCCACGGTCGGCGGGAGGATGCTCGTACGCGTCGGCCCCAAACGGCTGTCGCTGCTCGGCATCTTGCTGCTCGCCATCGGGACGTTTTGCCTGACCTTGATCACGCTTTCGACCCCTTCCTGGGTCATTTGGGTGATCGTGTTCGTGCTTGGCCTCGGCTTCGGCTTCTCCATCACCACGTTTACGATCGTGGTCCAATCCGCCGTCGACTGGAGCCTCAGAGGGGTCGCGACGTCTTCCAACACGTTTTTGCGGACGCTCGGGCAGACATTTGGCGTCGCCGTGCTGGGCACGTTTTTAAACTCGCAGATCGGCAGCCATTCCGATGCGAGCGGACAAGTTCCGCCTGAAATCCTCGCTGCCGGGATTCACCGCATTTTCTTGATCATTGCCGTTCTCGCTATCGTCTCTCTGGTCATCACCTTCTGGATTCCGAAGAAAAATCCGGAGCCCGCGCGCGACAAGGCTTCCTGA
- a CDS encoding sporulation protein: protein MQKKRILLIIAFLLALGSYFFERHSPQTQTSSIEADYVLEFPSSKYPQTAEHIRSAIAKGQSAVCTIDRRGADKNREKSLKGVPTKPNYDRDEWPMAMCREGGSGADIAYISPADNRGAGAWIANRLEDYPDGTRVKIVVK, encoded by the coding sequence GTGCAGAAAAAACGAATCCTATTGATCATCGCCTTTTTGCTGGCGCTGGGCTCTTACTTTTTCGAGCGGCACAGCCCGCAAACGCAGACTAGCAGCATCGAAGCGGATTACGTGCTGGAATTTCCGAGCAGCAAATACCCGCAAACAGCCGAGCACATCCGCTCCGCGATCGCCAAGGGACAATCGGCGGTCTGTACCATCGACCGGAGGGGCGCAGACAAAAACCGTGAAAAATCACTCAAGGGCGTCCCCACCAAGCCCAATTACGACCGCGACGAGTGGCCCATGGCGATGTGCCGGGAAGGCGGAAGCGGCGCGGATATCGCCTACATATCGCCCGCCGACAACCGCGGCGCCGGCGCGTGGATTGCCAACCGGCTCGAGGATTACCCGGATGGGACTCGGGTCAAAATCGTCGTCAAATAA
- a CDS encoding amidohydrolase, which yields MTTTIFTNGRIYTGDPQHLLVEALVAKDGIVQDLGSNAEMMLQWGRSDARIVDLQGCTATPGLIDSHLHLGWLGLTFLQLDLSKAASKDELLAQIKRKAEQTPHNEWIVGHSWDENLFPGGGGIPTIAELDQVAPHCPIMLSRVCGHAHLVNSKALEISGYHAGIEVPAGGVVERDPATGKPTGMLLETASNLITPHIPKPGYDHLKQALRSSIRYALEHGLTGAHTEDCRELRGPAQTYQLYNELVAGEGLGLRCNLLIYYPYMDELREKNMRAGYGDSHVQIGAVKIFADGALGRRTAYLSAPYADDPSTSGYPVHEEGAMTELVRQARDLGMPIAVHTIGDKALEMVLDSLDQFAPAAYPDRLIHTQILRPDLLDRLAHPHRIADIQPRFLAGDFPWVIDRVGEERIRYSYIWKTMMERGIICAAGSDTPVEPIDPLLGIHAAVTRKAPGESHEGYLPQEKLTMQEAIHLFTQGSAAVTREGHVKGTLSRGKYADMTVYSNDLFSMDPDELLTTKVLMTVIGGKVQYQR from the coding sequence ATGACAACGACTATCTTTACCAATGGCCGGATCTACACGGGCGATCCGCAGCATTTGCTTGTGGAAGCGCTCGTTGCCAAGGATGGCATCGTACAGGATCTTGGTTCAAACGCGGAAATGATGCTGCAATGGGGCAGGAGCGATGCCCGGATCGTCGACCTGCAAGGGTGCACTGCGACGCCAGGATTGATAGACAGCCACCTTCACTTGGGCTGGCTGGGTTTGACATTTCTTCAGCTCGATTTGAGCAAGGCTGCCTCCAAGGACGAGCTGCTGGCGCAAATCAAGCGAAAGGCGGAGCAAACGCCGCACAACGAATGGATCGTGGGCCACAGCTGGGACGAGAACCTGTTTCCAGGAGGCGGAGGGATTCCGACGATCGCCGAGCTCGATCAGGTCGCGCCGCATTGTCCGATCATGCTTTCGCGCGTATGCGGCCATGCGCACCTCGTAAACAGCAAGGCGCTGGAGATCAGTGGCTATCATGCAGGAATCGAGGTGCCTGCAGGGGGAGTGGTCGAGCGGGATCCCGCGACGGGAAAACCGACGGGCATGCTGCTGGAGACGGCCTCCAACCTGATCACGCCGCATATCCCCAAGCCCGGGTACGATCATTTGAAGCAGGCGTTGCGCAGCTCCATCCGCTATGCGCTCGAGCATGGCCTTACCGGAGCCCACACGGAAGACTGCCGCGAACTGAGGGGCCCTGCGCAGACGTACCAGCTGTACAACGAGCTGGTGGCAGGGGAAGGGCTAGGGCTGCGCTGCAACCTCCTCATCTATTATCCGTACATGGACGAATTGCGCGAGAAGAACATGCGGGCGGGCTATGGGGACAGCCACGTACAGATCGGGGCGGTGAAAATATTCGCAGACGGAGCCCTGGGCCGTCGTACGGCGTATCTGTCGGCTCCGTATGCGGACGACCCGTCGACCAGCGGCTATCCGGTGCATGAGGAGGGGGCTATGACCGAGCTGGTGCGGCAGGCTCGCGATCTGGGCATGCCGATTGCCGTCCACACCATTGGCGACAAGGCGCTGGAGATGGTCTTGGACAGTCTGGACCAATTTGCCCCTGCGGCTTATCCGGACCGGCTCATCCATACGCAAATTTTGCGTCCGGATCTGCTGGACCGCTTGGCGCATCCACATCGCATCGCGGATATTCAGCCGCGGTTTTTGGCCGGTGACTTTCCGTGGGTGATCGACCGGGTGGGAGAAGAGCGTATCCGTTATTCGTACATCTGGAAGACGATGATGGAGCGAGGGATCATATGCGCAGCCGGTTCGGATACCCCCGTCGAACCGATCGACCCATTGCTCGGGATCCATGCAGCTGTCACGCGAAAGGCGCCGGGGGAGTCTCACGAAGGGTACCTCCCACAGGAGAAGCTGACGATGCAGGAGGCCATTCATTTGTTTACACAGGGAAGCGCGGCCGTGACCCGGGAAGGCCACGTGAAAGGCACACTGTCCCGTGGGAAATACGCGGATATGACGGTCTACTCGAATGACTTGTTCTCGATGGACCCTGATGAGCTGCTCACGACCAAGGTGTTGATGACGGTCATTGGCGGCAAGGTGCAGTATCAGCGGTAG
- a CDS encoding DMT family transporter, translated as MKAQTKADLAMLLVTLFWGSSYLFMQMGLTDLATFNLIGIRFGIAFVLAALFFHKRILRPSRKTVWHALILGAILFGVFATVTAGVKTTAASQAGFLVSLTVIFVPLLSILLKNRPENRVFFGAALAVVGIGMLTLTEHLQISRGDLLCIAAALCYATHIIVTGKLAPQSDAIQLGVYQLGFAALFGLLFSFAIETPRLPHSPKAWLAVLVLSILCSAIGFVVQTIAQQYTSPTHTGLIFSLEPVFAAVFAFLLTGETLSVRGYIGAALVLVSVLIAEIDFKQWRRGKKQNTATIAKQDLPL; from the coding sequence TTGAAAGCTCAAACAAAAGCGGATCTCGCCATGCTGCTCGTCACCCTCTTTTGGGGATCATCCTATTTGTTCATGCAAATGGGACTGACCGACCTCGCGACGTTCAATCTGATCGGCATCCGTTTTGGCATCGCCTTTGTCTTGGCCGCTTTGTTTTTTCACAAGCGCATCCTGCGTCCTTCGCGAAAAACTGTCTGGCACGCCTTGATCCTGGGGGCGATCCTGTTCGGAGTCTTTGCGACCGTCACTGCCGGAGTGAAGACGACGGCCGCTTCCCAGGCGGGCTTTCTCGTGAGTCTGACGGTCATTTTCGTTCCCCTGTTGTCCATTCTGCTGAAAAACAGGCCGGAGAACCGCGTATTTTTCGGGGCTGCGCTCGCTGTGGTCGGCATCGGCATGCTCACGCTGACCGAGCATCTCCAGATCAGCCGCGGCGATCTGCTGTGCATCGCAGCCGCCTTGTGCTACGCCACGCACATTATCGTCACGGGGAAACTGGCGCCGCAGTCGGACGCCATCCAGCTCGGAGTCTACCAGCTTGGCTTCGCCGCCTTGTTCGGCCTCCTCTTTTCGTTTGCCATCGAGACGCCGCGACTCCCGCACTCTCCAAAGGCTTGGCTGGCGGTGCTCGTCCTCAGCATCCTCTGCAGCGCCATCGGCTTCGTCGTGCAGACCATTGCCCAACAGTACACATCGCCTACCCACACCGGACTGATTTTTTCGCTGGAGCCTGTCTTCGCTGCCGTCTTCGCATTTTTGCTTACGGGCGAGACACTGTCGGTTCGCGGTTATATCGGAGCGGCTCTCGTCCTTGTCAGCGTGCTGATCGCCGAAATCGACTTCAAGCAGTGGCGGCGGGGAAAAAAGCAAAATACGGCAACGATCGCCAAGCAGGACCTGCCACTTTGA